Within the Setaria viridis chromosome 3, Setaria_viridis_v4.0, whole genome shotgun sequence genome, the region GGCGCAAGCAACAAAAAGCTATAGCTCGAAAACGACAGCGTAAAATATGACCCGCCCTCCCAGCAAACCTTATATAGGCATGGTAAAAAACGCCAAAAGACGCCTTTACGGTGCCTCGAATCACCAACCGCCGCATGACAAATGACGTTAGTACCCCCATCTAACGGTAAATCGcctcggcccgcgccgccgttcaGGGTGACGTTTTGAGGGCGTTTTCGGACTTTTCACGGGATCGGTTGACGGTGTCTCTGACCTCGCCCAcgaaggggctactgttggggaccgccccacaacGCGCCCTGAACGAAACTGGTGCGGACCTTTCCCCGACACCAACACTGGCCTCGTCATTATACTCTTTTACGAAGCTAACAATTAATCGAGGTTAACTAGTACGAAAATGCCCGTTCTGTGATTTTGCAGGCGAAGATTCCAGAAGTTGAAGCCCCCACGGAGCTCCCGGCGACCTGACTTCGGGGAGGTCCTGTGACCAAAGCCCAAGGTTAGCTGACTTCGACCAACGAAGGCGAAAAGCATACGGAAGCATACTTAGTCCCGACGAAGCTAACAAGTAGGGAAGGAAGGGGTCAAGACAGCCCTGGGACCACATTACTGTAGGTCAATTTTGTAATAAGGATCTTGGAAAGGGTTAGAAATGTAATCCCACTTTGAAAGCGACATTTTGAGTAGGGGtcaagttactgtcttgtacggaatatgcccgggatgtagttgttggtatgggtataacgggcatgcggaaatgtaactttatagcCCTATAAAGTGAGGTGAACCGTCCCTCCTAAGGCGGGCACTATTCATTGATAGAATAGCTAATGTTACGTTTGCTCGAGTTGTTATTGTCTTTATTCATTATTTTACCTTGTCTACTGTTTGGACGAGCCCCAACACATTGCAAATTTGCCTCTTCCAAATCTTGGAAACGCTAGTGCTTATCCTTCCTTCCATTTGGCACATCATTAACTATAAGATTAACGCTTTCGGCAATAACACTAGCGTTCAGGCGCATGATGGAGCCCAAGTGAACAATCTTTCAATTGGGGACAAACTCATACAGCTAATTATCCTGCCCGGGACAAAGTATAGTGACCATTGATTGTTCGCAACTTCTCGTTGCCATGTACTAAGAAaagtttgttttcctttttgcacTTTAATTTACTTCATGTCTTGTCTCTAAGTGCTTGACTGTTGAGAAGCATTGAAGCTGCTGCCACAAGCTTATCAATTCACCACCTgctgtgtgtgtgagagagtgagagagagcgCTCTTATCCTGTCTAGTTTCTTCATAAGAAACACGCCAATAGAAACACTGCAACACGGAAAGAAACAAGCGGACAGCAAAAGGCTTTGAAAAACACAACAAAAGGAGAGCATGCACGTTTACAGATGACGCGTCTCCAGTTCAGCTGTGTGCAGTAAGCCCCCATAACAGTGGCCCATGATAAAGCCAGCCCCTCCCATTTCATTTCGTGTCGCCGGCCAGTTGCTGGAAGTGGACGATGAGTACTCGGGTCCACAATAGTTTTGCATTCAGCACCTCACAACTTTCATTTGTCGGTTATACTTGGCCATGGGATGTACACAGTCCTTTGAACTTGTGAACGTTGTATTCAGGTGAAGAGTCCTGGTTAGAATTGGATTTGTGAAATAGATCAGTGCCTTGCCATAAAATTGCAACAAATAATAAATTGAGCCACACCTAACCTGAGGTGATGTGCTAACGTCACAGCGCAGACCTTTCTGTAGTCAAGACAAGTGGGTGCAGAGTTTGCTCACCACATCGAAGTTCTCCAGCACCAAATCAAGCTCCGTTGATGCTGAATCGAGCTCTTCCACCACCAAATCGAAGTTCTCCGGCGCCAAATTGAGTTCCGTTGCTACCGAATCGAGCTTTTCCACTACAAAATCAACCTCCGCGCTCGCCGGATCGACCTTCTCCTCTGCTCAATCGATCTCCGCTGCCACCAGATTGACCTTCGTCTCCATCGAGccgagctgcgccgccgccgagtgcAAGGCAAAGGAGAGCCGGCAAGAAAAGCAAACGCGTACCCTCACAGTATGTTGCTTCGTCTCTTTGTCCTTCCCAACTTGAAAGCATCCCATGCTTAAATTCCTCTCTTTGCTGTTCTTCCCAACTCAAAATCCTGAACATCTCAAGACACTGAAAACAATCTCCCCATCTTTCTCAGACACACCCGCACTCCCAGCTGGACATGGCTCCTGCAGCCGCACTCGTGTTTGCTGGGAAGTCAGTGGCAATTCCGGCCATCTCCTTCTTGGTCAACAAGGCCTTTGCCTACCTAAATCAGTACTGGAAAACTGAAGGAATAGATGAGATGAAGAGCAGGATACTGCTTGCCTTGCCAAAGATCCAAGCTGTGTTTGATGTGGTCAACCCGGAACGCATCAAGGAGGAGAGCATCGCGCTAGATGCATGGCTGTGGCATCTCAGGGATGCGGTGGAGAAGGCTGAGGATGCTGTTGATGAAATTGAGTACTACGAACTCAAGGAGAAGGCGAAGGACCTAAAGGTTAGTGACTGGGGCTCCTCTTTTGCTAAGATGAAGCATAGTGCTATCAAGTCTGTTAAGCATGCTAGTATTGTGGATAAGGCTGTCAAAGGTTTGAGTCACCGTGGCACTCTCAGGAGGCTGCAGAAAGCTCTGGAGG harbors:
- the LOC117848545 gene encoding uncharacterized protein isoform X2; this encodes MAPAAALVFAGKSVAIPAISFLVNKAFAYLNQYWKTEGIDEMKSRILLALPKIQAVFDVVNPERIKEESIALDAWLWHLRDAVEKAEDAVDEIEYYELKEKAKDLKEVTALARVNSTTSIQAFRCRR